One Mycolicibacterium rufum genomic window, GACGCTGCGCTACGACCCACCCGTGCAGCTGATCGGCCGGGTGGCGGGGAAGGACATGACGATCGGTGCGGTGACCATCCCCCAGGGCGACAACATGTTGCTGCTGCTGGCCGCGGCGCACCGCGACCCCGCGGCGGTCGAGCGGCCGGACGACTTCGATCCCGACCGGGACGTCATCCGCCACCTCGGCTTCGGCAAGGGCCCGCACTTCTGCCTCGGCGCGCCGCTGGCCCGGTTGGAGGCCACCGTGGCGCTGACCGCGCTGACCGCGCGCTTCCCGGACGCCACCCTGGCGGCCGAGCCCGGGTACAAACCCAACGTCACATTGCGCGGGATGAGCGAACTGCCGATCACGCTGTGAGACAGGCTATCCCAGCGCCTCGATGACCTCGCGGGCAGCGCGCTCGCCGGACTCCACGGCACCTTCCATGTACGCGCTCCACTGCGTCGCGGTGTCGGTCGACGCCCAGTGGATGACGCCGATCGGCTCGGCGAGCGCGGGGCCGTAGGTCGTCCACACCAGCGGGCCGCAGTTGGCGTTGTAGCAGCCCCTGGTCCACTGGCGACTACCCCACTCGCCGTCGACGTAGGCCACCGGATGGGCGGCCTTGTCGCCGTAGTGGCGCACCAGTTCCGCGGTCAGGGCCGCCTGCCGTTCCTCCTGTGACCAGTGACCGTGGGTGCGCGCCTGCTCACCCTCGAGGAACATCAGGATCACCCCGTGATCGTCGCCGGGGATGCAGGTGTCGTTGGACATCCGCGCCGGACCGACGTCGGAGATCAGCTGACCGTTGAATCCGTCTGCGCGCCAGAAGGGTTCGTCGTAGACGAAGAACGCCTTCATCGCCGCCGAGTTCGGCATCCGCTGGGTGAGCTGGTCACGATAGCCCGACAGCGGCGGGTCGTACATCAGGCGGCCGGCCAGCATCGGGGAGATCGCGACGATGACGCGCCGCCCGCGCGCGCTCCGTCCGCCGCGGCAGTGCACGGTGACGCTGTCGGTGGCGTGCTCGATCAGCAGCGCGGGCGCGTCGAGCACCAGGTGGCTCTCGACCAGCGTCGCCAACCGGTTCGGGATCTCGGCGGTGCCGCCGACGAAGCGGGTGGTCTGCGCGCCGCCTTCGGACTCGGCGAACAGTTCGGCCGTCACGCCACAGGTCTGGATCGTGAACAGCAGGTGCAGGAACGACACCTCCACGGTCGGCACCGCGAGGATCCCGACCGTGCAGATCTCGAGCAGCGTCCGGGCAAC contains:
- a CDS encoding flavin monoamine oxidase family protein, which encodes MAGHEADVIIVGAGLSGLFAARTVLAAGLTPLILEADERVGGRILTEEVLPGLPVEIGAQWIGDTHHRMFALADELGVETFPQYDEGETTYELAGSPVLRGDEFHRRFGGELAELTTVLRLLDELAAEVPPEAPWRAPRAQEWDAITAGAWYDGQGLSPVARTLLEICTVGILAVPTVEVSFLHLLFTIQTCGVTAELFAESEGGAQTTRFVGGTAEIPNRLATLVESHLVLDAPALLIEHATDSVTVHCRGGRSARGRRVIVAISPMLAGRLMYDPPLSGYRDQLTQRMPNSAAMKAFFVYDEPFWRADGFNGQLISDVGPARMSNDTCIPGDDHGVILMFLEGEQARTHGHWSQEERQAALTAELVRHYGDKAAHPVAYVDGEWGSRQWTRGCYNANCGPLVWTTYGPALAEPIGVIHWASTDTATQWSAYMEGAVESGERAAREVIEALG